From a single Trachemys scripta elegans isolate TJP31775 chromosome 17, CAS_Tse_1.0, whole genome shotgun sequence genomic region:
- the PRPF4 gene encoding U4/U6 small nuclear ribonucleoprotein Prp4 yields the protein MASSRASAMRVAPGRAPLPQPGPAPSPRATKNKLSEDSDAPPPKRSHIFYGSLEEKERERLAKGESGLLGRERVKAAIEAGNINITSGEVFDLEDHISERQAEVLAEFERRKRARQINVSTDDSEVKACLRALGEPITLFGEGPAERRERLRNILSVVGTDALKKTKKDDEKSKKSKEEYQQTWYHEGPNSLKIARLWIANYSLPRATKRLEEARLYKEIPEATRTSQKQELHKSLRSLNNFCSQIGDDRPISYCHFSPNSKLLATACWSGLCKLWSVPDCNLVHTLRGHNTNVGAIVFHPQATVSLDKKDINLASCAADGSVKLWNLESDEPVADIEGHTMRVARVMWHPSGRFLGTTCYDHSWRLWDLQAQEEILHQEGHSKGVYDIAFHIDGSLAGTGGMDAFGRVWDLRTGRCIMFLEGHLKEIYGINFSPNGYHIATGSGDNTCKVWDLRQRKCVYTIPAHQNLVTGVKFEPTHGNFLLTGAYDNTAKIWTHPGWSPLKTLAGHEGKVMGLDISSDGQLIATCSYDRTFKLWMAE from the exons GCAACAAAAAACAAGCTCTCAGAGGACAGTGATGCTCCCCCACCCAAGAGATCCCATATCTTCTACGGCAGtttggaggagaaggaaagggaacGTCTTGCCAAAGGAGAATCAGGgctgctgggaagagagagagtgaaagcTGCAATTGAAGCAGGCAATATTAACATAACCAGCG GTGAGGTCTTTGATCTTGAAGACCACATAAGTGAGCGTCAGGCAGAAGTGTTGGCTGAGTTTGAGCGCAGGAAGCGTGCCAGGCAGATCAACGTTTCCACAGATGACTCTGAAGTCAAGGCGTGCCTACGAGCACTTGGGGAGCCCATCACGCTCTTTGGAGAGGGGCCTGCAGAACGGAGAGAAAG ATTGAGAAATATCCTCTCGGTGGTTGGCACAGATGCCTTAAAAAAGACCAAGAAAGATGATGAAAAATCTAAGAAATCCAAAGAAGAG tatcAGCAAACTTGGTACCATGAAGGGCCCAACAGCCTGAAAATAGCTAGGCTGTGGATCGCCAACTACTCGCTCCCCAG GGCAACAAAGCGGCTGGAAGAAGCCCGTCTGTACAAAGAGATTCCAGAGGCGACCAGGACATCCCAGAAGCAAGAACTGCACAAATCCTTGAGG TCCTTGAATAATTTCTGCAGTCAGATTGGAGATGACCGCCCGATATCTTACTGCCATTTCAGTCCCAATTCCAAACTCCTCGCTACAGCCTGCTG GAGTGGCCTGTGCAAACTCTGGTCTGTGCCTGACTGCAATCTTGTTCATACTTTACGAG GGCACAACACCAACGTAGGAGCAATAGTGTTCCATCCCCAGGCTACTGTCTCCCTGGACAAGAAGGACATCAACCTGGCCTCTTGTGCAGCTGATGGCTCTGTCAAACTctggaaccttgaaag TGATGAACCGGTGGCAGATATCGAGGGCCATACAATGAGAGTGGCACGAGTGATGTGGCATCCTTCTGGGAGGTTCCTGGGCACCACTTG CTATGATCACTCCTGGCGCCTCTGGGACCTGCAAGCTCAAGAGGAGATTCTCCATCAGGAGGGGCACAGCAAGGGGGTCTATGACATCGCCTTCCACATTGATGGCTCTCTTGCTGGGACTGG TGGCATGGATGCCTTTGGTCGGGTGTGGGATCTACGTACTGGGCGCTGTATCATGTTCCTGGAGGGCCACCTGAAGGAAATCTATGGGATTAACTTCTCCCCAAATGG ATATCACATAGCAACTGGGAGCGGGGACAACACATGCAAAGTGTGGGACCTCCGCCAGAGGAAGTGTGTCTACACCATACCTGCCCACCAGAACCTGGTGACGGGAGTGAAGTTTGAAC CTACGCATGGTAACTTCCTGCTCACCGGTGCTTATGATAACACAGCCAAGATCTGGACTCACCCAGGCTGGTCCCCTCTGAAAACGCTGGCTGGCCACGAGGGAAAAGTAATGGGATTGGATATCTCCTCAGATGGGCAGCTAATAGCAACATGCTCATATGACAGGACCTTCAAGTTGTGGATGGCAGAGTAG
- the RNF183 gene encoding E3 ubiquitin-protein ligase RNF183: MAPCPTETMSEGLHREPEPDCPVCWNPYNNTFRTPKLLECQHSFCIECLAHLSLVSPARNRLQCPLCRHPTVLPFNQPITELPTNSDVLRLLKLEPNHIILEGRQLCLKDERKSRYFLRQPRVYTLNLGTDPGPRLGSSQASPRPTSSPSRSSLRQCIRHPQFRIFAYLMAIILSMTLLLIFSIFWTKQFLWGIG, translated from the coding sequence ATGGCGCCTTGCCCCACTGAGACCATGTCAGAAGGGCTGCACAGGGAGCCAGAGCCAGACTGTCCTGTTTGCTGGAACCCCTACAACAACACCTTCCGTACCCCAAAGCTCCTGGAGTGCCAGCACTCTTTTTGCATCGAGTGCCTGGCACACCTGAGCCTGGTGTCCCCTGCCCGCAACCGGCTGCAATGCCCACTCTGCCGCCACCCCACAGTGCTCCCCTTCAACCAGCCCATCACTGAGCTGCCCACCAACTCAGATGTCCTGCGGCTGCTCAAACTGGAGCCCAACCATATCATCCTGGAGGGCCGGCAGCTGTGCCTAAAGGACGAGCGGAAATCACGGTACTTCCTGCGCCAGCCCAGGGTTTATACCCTCAACCTGGGAACAGATCCAGGGCCCAGGCTAGGTAGCTCCCAAGCTTCCCCTAGGCCgacctccagccccagccgctCTTCCCTTCGGCAGTGCATCCGCCACCCCCAGTTCCGCATCTTCGCCTACCTGATGGCCATCATCCTCAGCATGACACTGCTGCTCATCTTCTCCATCTTCTGGACCAAGCAGTTCCTGTGGGGTATAGGCTGA